One Glycine max cultivar Williams 82 chromosome 6, Glycine_max_v4.0, whole genome shotgun sequence DNA segment encodes these proteins:
- the LOC102668293 gene encoding putative pentatricopeptide repeat-containing protein At1g74400, with protein sequence MTHLKLKWFSILLRRSVNKLVHRPMSTWHHKAETPISLKPPKPNQTLKNHLECNRHAKVLLLFRSFLRKKPTLNLIDSFSLLYALKACNHKHPSTQGKQLHTLIIKLGYQPIVQLQTTLLKTYAQRSNLRDAHQVFDEIPAKNIICWTSLISAYVDNHKPGRALQLFREMQMNNVEPDQVTVTVALSACAETGALKMGEWIHGFVRRKQVMNRDLCLDNALINMYAKCGDVVRARKVFDGMRNKDVTTWTSMIVGHAVHGQAREALQLFLEMSARRDKDDCVMTPNDVTFIGVLMACSHAGLVEEGKLHFRSMSEVYGIQPREAHFGCMVDLLCRGGHLRDAYDFIIEMLVPPNAVVWRTLLGACSVHGELELAAEVRQKLLKLDPGYVGDSVAMSNIYANKGMWNNKIVVRNQIKHSRAPGCSSIEVGSGAGEFVTSDDDHPLMTDV encoded by the coding sequence ATGACGcacttgaaattgaaatggttCAGCATTTTGCTTCGAAGGAGTGTGAACAAGTTGGTTCATCGCCCCATGTCCACGTGGCATCACAAAGCTGAGACCCCCATTAGCCTGAAACCACCAAAACCCAACCAAACCCTTAAGAACCACCTTGAATGTAACAGGCACGCCAAGGTGCTTCTACTCTTCAGATCCTTCTTAAGAAAAAAACCCACTCTCAACCTCATTGACAGTTTTTCTCTGCTGTATGCCCTCAAAGCCTGCAACCACAAACACCCCTCCACCCAAGGAAAACAACTTCATACCCTCATTATAAAACTTGGGTACCAGCCCATAGTTCAACTCCAGACAACCCTTTTGAAAACGTACGCGCAACGCAGCAACCTGCGTGATGCACACCAAGTGTTCGACGAAATACCTGCTAAGAATATTATATGCTGGACATCCTTGATTTCTGCCTATGTAGACAACCACAAGCCTGGGAGAGCTTTGCAACTTTTCAGAGAGATGCAGATGAACAATGTGGAACCTGATCAGGTCACTGTGACTGTTGCTCTCTCTGCCTGTGCTGAGACCGGGGCACTCAAAATGGGTGAATGGATCCATGGTTTTGTGCGGCGGAAACAAGTGATGAACAGagatttgtgtttggataatgCTCTTATAAACATGTATGCTAAATGTGGGGATGTTGTGAGAGCCAGGAAGGTGTTTGATGGCATGAGAAACAAGGATGTCACAACTTGGACTTCCATGATTGTGGGGCATGCGGTACATGGGCAAGCACGCGAGGCTCTTCAACTTTTCTTGGAAATGAGCGCAAGGAGGGACAAGGATGATTGTGTCATGACCCCAAATGATGTAACGTTCATCGGAGTTTTAATGGCTTGCAGCCATGCAGGGTTGGTTGAGGAAGGGAAGTTGCATTTTAGAAGTATGAGTGAAGTTTATGGTATTCAGCCCAGAGAGGCTCACTTTGGCTGCATGGTGGATCTCTTATGCAGAGGAGGGCATCTGAGAGATGCCTATGACTTCATTATCGAGATGCTGGTGCCACCAAATGCGGTTGTCTGGCGAACCTTGTTGGGGGCTTGCAGTGTTCATGGTGAATTAGAACTAGCTGCAGAAGTGAGGCAAAAGCTACTCAAGCTGGACCCTGGCTATGTGGGTGACAGTGTTGCTATGTCTAATATTTATGCAAATAAAGGCATGTGGAATAACAAGATAGTTGTTAGGAATCAGATAAAACATTCAAGGGCTCCTGGCTGTAGCTCAATTGAAGTGGGAAGTGGGGCTGGTGAATTTGTTACCTCAGATGATGATCATCCTTTAATGACAGATGTGTGA
- the LOC100776422 gene encoding pentatricopeptide repeat-containing protein At5g61400, translated as MLKRGLHPDVVTFATLIDVLRKMGDLKAARNCFGYMAEFDVVPNAHAYNSLIDGYCKAGNLPEAMQLRVEMERCGIFPDVVTYNILIKGLCGSGRLEEATSLIEKMDEVAVLANSATYNVVIDGFYKTGDMEKAIEACSQTTERKIEPNVITFSTLIDGFCQKGNVKAAMGLYTEMVIKGIVPDVVTYTALIDGHCKVGKTKEAFRLHKEMLDAGLTPNVFTVSCVIDGLLKDGKTNDAIKLFLEKTGAGCPGGKIDSRFCSLNSVMYAILIQGLCKDGWIFKATKFFAEMR; from the coding sequence ATGCTAAAGCGTGGCTTGCACCCTGATGTTGTCACTTTTGCTACTTTGATAGATGTTCTACGCAAAATGGGGGATTTGAAGGCTGCGCGAAACTGTTTTGGTTATATGGCAGAGTTTGATGTTGTTCCTAATGCCCATGCTTATAATTCTTTGATTGATGGGTATTGTAAGGCAGGGAACTTGCCCGAAGCAATGCAATTGCGGGTGGAAATGGAAAGGTGTGGAATCTTCCCTGATGTTGTCACATACAATATACTCATCAAGGGTCTGTGTGGCTCGGGTAGATTGGAAGAAGCTACGAGTTTGATAGAGAAAATGGATGAAGTTGCGGTTCTTGCCAATTCTGCGACGTACAATGTGGTGATTGATGGATTCTATAAAACAGGTGACATGGAGAAGGCTATTGAGGCATGCTCCCAAACGACTGAAAGGAAAATTGAACCTAATGTTATCACGTTTTCGACATTGATTGATGGGTTTTGCCAGAAAGGTAACGTAAAAGCTGCAATGGGCTTGTACACAGAAATGGTAATCAAGGGTATTGTGCCTGATGTGGTAACTTACACGGCTTTGATTGATGGACACTGCAAGGTTGGGAAAACCAAAGAGGCTTTCAGGTTGCACAAGGAGATGCTGGATGCAGGACTAACGCCCAATGTGTTCACAGTTAGTTGTGTAATTGATGGCCTTTTGAAAGATGGAAAGACGAATGATGCAATCAAACTGTTCTTGGAGAAAACTGGAGCTGGTTGCCCTGGTGGTAAAATCGATAGCAGGTTTTGTTCTCTAAACAGTGTGATGTATGCCATTTTAATTCAAGGATTATGTAAAGATGGATGGATCTTTAAGGCCACTAAGTTTTTTGCGGAAATGAGATAG
- the TOC1 gene encoding timing of CAB expression 1 (The RefSeq protein has 2 substitutions compared to this genomic sequence): protein MESGEEINLNIESGGKSGGDGFIDRSKVRILLCDNDSKSSQEVFTLLLRCSYQVTSVKSARQVIDALNAEGQHIDIILAELDLPMKKGMKMLKYIARDKEFRRIPVIMMSAQDEVSIVVKCLRLGAADYLVKPLRTNELLNLWTHMWRRRRMLGLVEKNILNYDFDLVVSDPSDANTNSTTLFSDDTDDKSKRSTNPEAGISVQQEQESTIANAAAVEGPPDAHASECGPDVDGVNDHQTAHFSSGPKKSELRIGESSAFFTYVKASILKSNFEGVVNVDNNGATHVGMEVMHQACAQQGVNSLQILENGEACESQSQDDLPSSTSIPDSLSIERSCTPPASMEVSQQKHYREENSQQGVMHPRNGTHCSEHEVSGMASQHAYPYYISGVVNHVMMPSSAQMYHQKNIQDLQNHTSTAMISQYNHLPQGGPHGTGMTSFPYYPMSICLQPGQIPNPHSWQSFGNSSPSEAKLSKVDRREAALMKFRQKRKERCFDKKIRYINRKRLAERRPRVRGQFVRKLNGANVDLNGEPASIDYDEDDEEDEDDQGARDSSPEDA, encoded by the exons ATGGAGTCTGGTGAGGAGATTAATTTGAACATAGAGAGTGGTGGGAAGAGTGGTGGTGATGGGTTCATTGATAGGAGTAAGGTGCGGATTTTGTTGTGCGATAACGATTCCAAGAGTTCTCAAGAGGTTTTCACGCTTCTTTTGAGGTGTTCTTATCAgg TTACCTTGGTAAAGTCGGCAAGACAGGTAATTGATGCACTGAATGCAGAAGGGCAACATATAGATATCATACTGGCTGAACTTGACCTTCCGATGAAGAAGGGTATGAAGATGTTGAAGTACATAGCACGTGATAAAGAGTTTCGCAGAATCCCTGTTATAA TGATGTCCGCACAAGATGAGGTATCCATTGTTGTTAAGTGCTTGAGACTTGGAGCAGCAGACTATCTAGTAAAGCCTTTACGCACTAATGAACTATTAAATTTGTGGACGCACATGTGGAGACGGAGGCGCATG CTTGGACTTGTAGAGAAGAACATCTTGAATTACGATTTTGATCTGGTAGTATCTGACCCTAGTGATGCCAACACAAACAGTACCACCTTGTTCTCTGATGACACAGATGACAAGTCCAAGAGAAGCACTAATCCAGAGGCAGGAATATCAGTCCAACAAGAACAAGAG TCTACTATTGCAAATGCTGCTGCTGTTGAGGGACCTCCAGATGCTCATGCATCAGAATGTGGGCCTGATGTGGATGGAGTTAATGATCACCAAACAG CACATTTTTCATCTGGTCCGAAGAAGAGTGAACTAAGGATAGGGGAGTCATCAGCCTTCTTCACGTATGTTAAAGCATCAATACTTAAGAGCAACTTCGAAGGGGTTGTTAATGTAGACAACAATGGTGCTACGCATGTTGGGATGGAAGTTATGCATCAAGCATGTGCTCAACAAGGGGTGAATAGCCTTCAAATACTGGAAAATGGAGAGGCATGTGAAAGTCAATCGCAAGATGACTTACCCAGCAGCACTAGTATTCCTGATTCTTTGTCTATTGAGAGGTCTTGTACTCCACCTGCATCAATGGAAGTTTCACAGCAAAAGCACTACAGGGAAGAAAATTCACAACAGGGTGTGATGCATCCCAGAAATGGGACCCATTGTTCCGAGCATGAAGTATCTGGCATGGCTTCCCAACATGCTTATCCATATTATATTTCAGGGGTTGTTAATCATGTTATGATGCCTTCATCAGCACAAATGTATCATCAAAAGAATATCCAGGACCTACAGAATCATACTAGCACAGCTATGATTTCACAATACAATCATCTTCCCCAAGGCGGTCCTCATGGAACGGGGATGACATCCTTCCCATACTACCCAATGAGCATATGCTTACAACCTGGTCAGATTCCTAATCCTCATTCATGGCAATCATTTGGAAACTCAAGTCCATCAGAAgccaaattaattaaagttgATAGGAGAGAAGCAGCATTGATGAAATTCAGACAGAAAAGGAAAGAGCGCTGCTTTGATAAGAAAATTAGGTACATTAACAGGAAACGACTTGCTGAAAGGCGGCCTCGTGTAAGGGGACAGTTTGTCAGAAAGTTGAACGGTGCTAATGTGGATCTTAACGGGGAGCCTGCATCAATTGACTATGACGAAGATGACGAAGAGGATGAAGATGACCAGGGAGCAAGAGATTCTTCTCCTGAGGATGCTTGA